The genomic region cacttaaGAAGTTAAAAAGTTTACATAACTTACCCAATGTCATATAGCTATTAGAAGTGGTATTACAAAACATATTTGTATACTGCAAACTTGTGTTTTTTAATACCAGTTGTAGGGGAATAGCTTTACCATGGCAATCTGGTTACCTTGAACATACCCACATGGACCATATAGGCAGAGCTAAACAGTAGGTTGGCCTACGTCTTGGTGGAATGCTCTGTCAGCCTCCTGAGAACAGAACAAGGTAGGCAGTCATATAAAGAGCTTCCATACAGCTGCTTCTCATTCGCCTCTCTGACACCAGTGAGGCATGGAACTTTCCACCTTACTCTTCCCCACGCTAGATCCATCTGCAGGCAGTAAAACTGCTGACCCTGCATGTGCAGGATCCTGACAATGAGTCCCTCCTTAAATTTTGTCCCTTAGGCACCTTATTTTAGAGTCCTATAAGAACAGAATTGTCATTTGTATAATCCTAGGAGTGAGTGACTCCTCAAATTTTGTGCCCTAAGCACCCTACTTGTCTCACCTAATCCTAACCTTCCTAGGAATATGGAGAGCTGACACCATGGTGACTCTGTTTACGCTGTGTATGTAATACACTCTTTGTATCCATTTGACTCATTGTTTCCCAGTTGAATTTATAAAAGTATGCCAAGCCAACCTAGTACCTGCCCACATGCTGCTACTCAGGTATTATCGCTGCTTACCACCAGTATTACATAGCCTCCATTATATGTGTTGCCATCATCtacacagaacaaaataaaataggatccttttttttctaagactttattcatttatttgagaaagagagtgaaagacagcacaagcagtgggagagggagaaagagaagaagcagactccccgctgagcagggagccccatgtggggctccatcccaggacccaaggatcatgacctgagccaaaggcagacacttaactgactgagccacccaggagcccctaaactAGGATCCTTAACCATATaaacaactttctttctttcttttttttaagattttatttatttgacagagagagacacagtgagagagggaacacaagcagggggaatgagagagggagaagcaggcttccccgcggagcagggagcccgatgcggggctctatcccaggaccctgggatcatgacctgagccgaaggcagatgcttaacaactgagccacccaggtgccccaacagctttatttcttaaaaaaaaaatttcaggtaaTGGAAGTTTCACTTATTCTTCAAGGTGTCAAATAGCTAAGTGAGGTTATTAGCCAGTCCTTGACACAAGCTGTGTGAAGGCAGCCTCTTCTAATGTAGGAAAGCTCAGTCCTTGGTAAGCCAAGGCTGCTCATGAATCAGAAGTCTCAAGTCTTGGGAAGGTTGAGCTGCAGGTGCAGCGATTAGTGTCAGAGCTCTAAGTAGAGTGAGATTTGAGGGCAGCCTGGACCTTGGGTACCACATTAGGAGAGGTTTAAAATAAACTCCACATTGTGCACTGATGCTGTTGGCTGCCCAGCTGTGCCCCCTACCCATGATCCCCTGTTCCAAGAGTTGACATAATTTTTCCCTTGACGGACACTTTCAATAATGGAGCTTAGGGATTAATCATGTGGTTCTCAATGTAAGTCATAAAATTTGATGTTTAAGTCTTGCTTCCCCTGCATGGAGGTGGGAGAAAAAAGAGGATATTGGGATTGAAATCTCCCTCAGGGCTGTTGCTGTATCCTTATTTTTATACCTAAAGAGTAGGATCAGCCAGTTATGGTCAAGGAAAAGATGTTAAAATAGCTTGGGTATCAAATaccttaaaatgaagaaaaataaaattctaaatagtCCACTGAGTCTAACATTGCACATGCCATAAGACCCAGAACATCTTGAAACCTAAATAGTTACATTTAAAGTTAAGATCAAGTTTCAAGTGTGATACTTCCAAAAAGTcactttatattataaaaatacttaaaacattatAATATTGTTATTAgctactgatattttaaaatttggtttatacatatttaaagctTGGGAATATTTTAGAAATGCTTTTGGGGAAAGTGATTCAATTTCAATATAGAGTACATTTTAGTGCATTAAAATAATCTATCAAAAATGTATCAGTACAGGGAACCGAAGCCGGGCACAGGCCGTGGACGCGGTCCCGCCGAGAGCCGAAGATGGCAGTGAACGTATATTCAACATCAGTCACCAGTGATAACCTAAGTCGACATGACATGCTGGCCTGGATCAATGAGTCTCTGCAGCTGAATCTGACGAAGATCGAACAGTTGTGCTCAGGGGCTGCCTACTGTCAGTTTATGGACATGCTGTTCCCTGGCTCCATTGCCTTGAAGAAAGTGAAATTCCAGGCTAAGCTAGAACATGAATACATCCAGAACTTCAAAATACTACAAGCAGGTTTTAAGAGAATGGGTGTTGACAAAATAATTCCTGTGGACAAATTAGTAAAAGGAAAGTTTCAGGACAATTTTGAATTTGTTCAGTGGTTCAAGAAGTTTTTTGATGCAAACTATGATGGAAAAGACTATGACCCCGTAGCTGCCAGACAAGGTCAAGAAACTGCAGTGGCTCCCTCCCTTGTTGCTCCAGCTCTGAACAAACCGAAGAAACCTCTCAGCTCTAGCAGTGCAGCTCCACAGAGGCCCATTGCAACACACAGAACTACTGCAACCCCTAAGGCTGGCCCGGGTGTCGTGCGAAAGAATCCTGGTGTGGGCAACGGGGATGACGAAGCAGCTGAATTGATGCAGCAGGTCAACGTATTGAAACTTACCGTCGAAgacttggagaaagaaagagatttctaCTTTGGAAAGCTAAGGAACATTGAATTGATTTGCCAGGAGAACGAGGGGGAAAACAACCCAGTATTGCAGAGGATCGTGGACATTCTGTATGCCACAGATGAAGGCGTTGTGATACCTGATGAAGGGGGCCCACAGGAGGAACAAGAAGAGTATTAATGGCCTGGACCAGCAGAGCAACATCCGAATTCTTCACTCCAAATCATGTGCTTAACTGTAAAATACCCCCTTTTATTATTCTTAGAGGACTCACTGGTTTCTTTTCATGAGCAAACAGTACCTCTTCTTAAAGTGCACTTTGCAGAAGTTTCACCCCTTTTCCAATGAGTTTGAGTTAGGAGCTTTTACCCTGTAGCAGAGCAGTATTAACATCTAGTTGGGTCACCTAGGGAACAAAGAGGCTGACCATGGGGCTCACCGTGTGGACGCTGGTAACACTGATTGCTGGAGAAGGTGTTTTTATGTGATACTCTGAGGTGGAAACCTCAGTAGAGAAATGTAAAGACTGATTTGAATTTTAAGCTAATGTGAAATCTTGGCAGAGAacgttttaataaataaatgccttaagagtaaaaaaaaaaaaaaaaaaaaaatgtatcagtacagtgaaatcaataagaaatagatttcaaccatttttactgaatgattatatttaaaatttgctcCAAcgtatttaaaaacatttgatgaGGTATTTTATGTTTGTAGAGAAGTTTAcaaaattcatatattcaaaatactaaaattaagcattttttcccatccttttacagaaaaattccTCAAAATGTCCCTCATCCCCCATTCTCTCTTCATGCAGCTTTTGTTCCCACTTTACCACTGCAATCTTATCAAGTTGCCAATGATATCCAATTGGCTGAATCAATTGTCAATGTTCCATCATCATTTTCCTTGATCTCTAAGGTACATTCAACAAAGTTGGCCGCTCCATTTTCCTTCCAATACATTTTCTCGTAGTTTCCATTTAGTTTCACcctttatatgattttatttggtAGCATGGCTTTAAATGTCATGTATGCTGATGAATTCTGAAATTTTATCTTCAACTTCAACTTATCCTCTGAGATCCACATTGCCTACTCCGATCTCCAATTGGATGTATTATAGCCATCTAAAATTTCACAATGCAAAATCAAACTTGATTTCCATCTCAACCCTTCCCACAAATTAAGTTCCTGTCCCAGTACTCTCCATCTTGACATCACCATTCACCCAACTTCTCAGATCCAAATGCATCAGCAAATCCTgccaattctgtttttaaaatatggcttgAATTTGACTATTCCTTATCACATACATTCCTACCGTCCTAATCCCTTGgaccatataaatgaaatttccCCCTTGGACTAAAGAAATAGCCTAACTGTTGTCCTCTatctgtcctccctccccttcccccatatCTTCTCCACACAGCAGTTGGAACTATCCATTCAAAATATAAGTTAGGTCAGATTCTTCCCCAGATCCAAACCCCCTGGTTTCCCATTAATCTTAGAATAAAACACAAACTTATTACCATGTCCTGCAATGCCTTGTAGTGATTTGGCTTTGGCCATCTCTCTGATACCATCCTTTTTCCATTATCCCACTCTCTCATGCCACCCAGTCACATTGATCCCATTGCCGTTCCAGAAACAGTCCAAATATGACTCCTACCGCATGGTTGTCTTTCACATGTTTTTCATACTGCTTAGAATGCTCAATCCCTAGATATCCCCACTCCCTCAGATCTCAATTTAAGTATCAAAATCTCAGACAGACTTTCCCTAACTGTCTAAATCAGTGAAAGTTCCACCCAGAAACAAATGGCAAACTCAAAAACATCATAAAAGAGCATttaataaaaggatattttataaagGTATGAATGGTTCAGTGGATCCAAGGGAATGGCGATGCACCGGGACTAGTAACAGCTGGAAGTCTTAACCAATCCTAAGTCCAGAGAAGTAAGATAAAAGAACAATGTTGTCAAGAGTCCCACAAAAGATGAACACCTTTCATCACCTTCTAGAACAGCTTGCcacacagtaggagctcaataaatactttttgaatggatgaatgactcAATAAAGCACATAATACcttttttatacataaaaaagctgaggctcagagtatataaatgaagaatttctcattttttatataaatatatcgCTTTGAAAGATGGCTCAAGGCAAAAGTGTTTGCACAACCCATCTTTATAGAATGCCTGAATGAAAAAACTAATGAATGATTTTCCCAAGACCAAACAGCTGGTAAATTCCAGAAAGAAGCTTTGAATCCCAAGTGTTATAACCCCAAGCACCATGTACATTTTTTCCATTATACATCACCGATGAGACATCCCCCTAAAGGAAAAGGCACTCAATTCTGTATTATcttaagacaataaatttctatatTCCCAGGGTTTCTAGTTCATaagaaggaaaatatacaaaatgaaataataaatagttCACATACATTGAATTACAAGTCAATAATGTTTTTATGTAACGTCTCATAGTGTGTAGGTTCACAGCACTGGGAAAGAGTAATAGAagaaatttcctcaaaaaaatcatTCAGTTTTTCACACAATGCTTAATGGAAACAATCTTCCATCACAGAACAGCATCTCCTTGAGGCAAGCATCCAAATAATGAAACTGAGTTTGTTAATGAGGCATATTTCTCCTTTACTAGACTTAAGCTGTTAGTGTTTCCTTGGCAACTTTACAGGGCAAATTTCCTGGGAGGCAGAGAAGAAGCAGGGAACACACACAACcaattttatatatcttctttcctATGGAAGCCAGAAAGAGCCCTATTTAGtcattctttaaatttaaaaaaaaaaaaaaaaggaaaatatctacattttttaCTGTGAGCACAGTCCAGCCCGAATCTCAGTTTTCCATGAGCCATACAATGAATTCTTTCATAAAGCAATGACTGACtgaggcactgtgctgagcatgaaCAGCATGATGATGAATAAATCAAGGTCACTTTCAAAGAGTTCACAGTCTAGTGGGCAGTCAGAATGACAAAGACAATTTAGTCAGTAGATGTATATTGTACACATAATAAGCACAAGGTATCATACAGAATCAGGTGTATGGAATCTAGAGGCGGTGACATGTTCTCTGACTTCAAGGATCTTTTCAGTCTAAGAGTATGTCAATCTAAGAGTAAAAGTAGATCTTTCCATCTAGCAACATGAGGAAgaattctgagaaacaaattgcTAAAATGCTAAAATTATACTATATAGGTGTTACAGAAGTAGAGTATATAGGGTGACAGTAAGTTTGAGTATTTCATGTTGCCAGAATTGTTTATGGTTTTGAATGCATGCTGGGTAAGTTTGTCCTGAGACCTTGACTGGGTaacaatataattaacatttattgagcattgacTATACCAGACACAGTATAAAGAGCTCTATTGCCTTATTAAAGAGCATCCTAGTTCTTTTGAATGttatttccatcatttttaagatggaaaagagTCTTGAGGAGTTTAAATGACTTGACAAAAATCATACAGCTAATAAGTGTTCAAATCTAGATAGGCTGACTCCAAAGGAAATGATTTCTAACAATtatgctctcttaaataaatggaggTTGGGGAAAAATGGGGACAACTTGGTATGACACATAGTGACTTGGGAGAAaacatatttattcaatatttgtaGAAAGAATGAATGGCATTGCAAGCAGAGTTTTCCTGAAGTGAAGTGGATCGTCTCTGGTGGGAAAAAGAATATCCTTGTTCGACCTACAGGTATGAGAGTGAATGCCACTGAATTTAGCAAAAAAGTACAATTCCAAAGACTTTtgccatatatttttaatgtcaaaataCTGTCCTCAAACTCACACCTAAACAGGAAATCTAATATGTTCCAAAGACATAATTGTGCCAGTATTGCATGGAACAGGGTTTTCTGAAGAAAGTACCGAAGAGTTTCAAGGTTCTGCCTTTTCCATGGAGTGCCTTCTTTGAAACGCTTTCCtttatgaatttttttgtgtgttgcttTTTTCTTGTCTATTCCCTTCTTTATGGCTGAGGTGATAAAGGGAATCTTTTGCTGAATCCTGACTCAGTCTCTGTCAGATCCTCTTTGCCAACTCTTACACACTGATGTATCCTTGTTATCTCAAACTCAGTATGTCCAAATCAGATAtcatctcctttcctcctctcccattACTATGGCCAGCTGCCTCCCATCCAATTTCTTCCTCTAGCGCTTATCTTGTTGGTACTTCCAATAAACAGGCAGTTGCCCAACCTGGGATTTCTGGAGGTAAATAAGGTCTTCCCTCACACTGGTATCTGTATACCAAGCCAGTTAATTTTTCCTTCTAAACTATCTGCTCAACTCAATCTATTACCTACTTTTAATAGCTACTGCATTCACTACCTTAGTTCAAAACCTCAtttatctcccccaccccccaaccatgCTGGCTTTCTCCAAAACAGTGTgttttttgagttgtttttttccACTCTCACACTCATATAATCTTTTCTCctgagcagtagttctcaaagggTGGTCTGGGGACCAGTAACATCAGTGTCACCTGGGaatttagaaattcattttctttgggcacctgtggttaagtgtctgactcttgatttaggctcaggtcattggatctcagggtcatgagattggaccccacctcgggctccatgctgggcatggagcctgcttaagattctctctccctctccctctgcccctcccccacccccatatgtgcatgctccctctctaaaaaaaaaagaaaaagaaatgcattttcttatgttttactGCGGTCTTGCCGAATCAGAAACTCTGTGTTTGAACAAGCCCCCAAGTGAGTCTAATGCAAACTAAAATTTGGGAGACACTACTCTAGAATGATGTGTTTCAAATACAGATATGTATAGGTTACTCCCATACCCAAAATTCTTAATAAGTCCCCattcttcttaggaaaaaaaatatgaagcgTATTTATCCATGACGTCTTTCATTACATCATTCTGGActacttttttcattttcctttcaccACTTCCTCAAAAGAATCCTTACACTCTTACCATAATGAACTCTGCACTTCTTTTTTTGTgtcaagtgttttgttttttttttttaacttctatgcTTCTGCACCACAGATCCTTCTGCCTAGAAAGTCACCTCCCTCCTCTGGATATATTTTACCTTTGAGATCCACTGCAGGCATCACCTCCTCTCAGGAGACTTTCCTGAGTCCCTCAAGCTAGAGTGTTAGTTCTCCTGTTAGTCCCAGCATCTTGCACTTAACTCTATCACAACTTTACTACACCattttataattgtcattttactcatgtgaaaaaaaaattgaaggttAAATCAACTCAATACTGTACTTATTATTATCTTTGTGTCCTCAGAAGTTACCACAAAGAGCAACcaataaatgttaaaggaagttgaAAAATTTATGTTGAATTTAGCTTCCTATGAATTTCTCCTGCAAAGAAAGGATAAGCTGATTGGCTGACATCAGTGCCTGGGACAACTTTGAAATGTGCATTATCCTATATTAATAGATTTTCATcctcattatatatttgtttcattactgtaaagaatgaaacaaaaaccaTTATTAATGGTTATTGAGAAGCTGGTTATCTTTGAGTTTACTGCAGAAATTAACTTCTGGATGGCAAGACTGATGATCAGATATTTTTGTTAACACGACAGAGGCACCATCCCAAGAGACTCTGCCTGAAAGATGGTCAATAGCCCTTCAATTCTACCTCAAGCCTGCAAAATGCAACACACATGGAAGAAGAAATACCTTAGTGATCAAGAAAACAGGTTCAAGCCTATGTtcactacttactagctgtgtgaacttgggccaACTGCCTGATCTTCCTCatgtaaaataagtcaatctATGTCCTAGTACTATCTTAGGAGGACCTTGTAAAACTAATTATGAGAGTTCATGGAAAGTTACTTAATGATAACTGATAGTAAATTGCcaattattattagttattactATACATGAAATGACGCATAGGCACAGATTAGATTATAAATGAGTAAAACAAAGATAGGTTATTGACACAGATTACATAATGATGATGTTGAAATAGATATGAATTAGAATACATGTGGATAAGACCTAGATATGGATTAATTCTATTTATAAACCTCCATTAAATTTCTAGAATGTATGTTCCCTGAAAGGCAAAAGatcctaaattttatattttacctcCTCAACCCACCCTACaatttttcatgcatttttatgtttttggt from Halichoerus grypus chromosome 6, mHalGry1.hap1.1, whole genome shotgun sequence harbors:
- the LOC118540038 gene encoding microtubule-associated protein RP/EB family member 1, which gives rise to MAVNVYSTSVTSDNLSRHDMLAWINESLQLNLTKIEQLCSGAAYCQFMDMLFPGSIALKKVKFQAKLEHEYIQNFKILQAGFKRMGVDKIIPVDKLVKGKFQDNFEFVQWFKKFFDANYDGKDYDPVAARQGQETAVAPSLVAPALNKPKKPLSSSSAAPQRPIATHRTTATPKAGPGVVRKNPGVGNGDDEAAELMQQVNVLKLTVEDLEKERDFYFGKLRNIELICQENEGENNPVLQRIVDILYATDEGVVIPDEGGPQEEQEEY